From the genome of Amycolatopsis camponoti:
TGCGCCAGCAGGTACGCGGCGGTCAGGTTCGTGTCGAGCACCCGGTTCCAGTCCGCCACCTCGAGCTTGACGAACGGGATGTGGCTGATCGCGCCCGCGTTGTGCACGAGGACGTCGAGCCCGCCGAGGCGCTCGCCGCACACCTCGATCAGCCGGTCGATCTCGGTCTCCTGGGCGATGTCGGCCCGCACCACGTGGTGGTTGCCGTCCCGTTCGGACAGTTCGGCTTCGAGGGCCTTCGCCGCGTCGGTGTCGCTCTGGTAGCAGGTGACGACGTCGGCGCCGCCGTCCGCCATGGCGAGCACCACGCCGCGGCCGATGCCGCGGGTCCCGCCGGTGACGAGAACGCGTTTCCTGGCAAGGGTCTTTGTCATGCTCTTCCTCCCTGGGTGAGTCGGGGTGGGTGGGTCAGTCGCCGGCCGCTTCGACCTTGTCCTTGATCAGCTTCAGCTGGCCGGCGGAGTTGGTGTTCAGCCGGTCGGTCATGCCCGCGTCGTCCAGCGGCGCGCCCGGCTTCATCTCGAAGTCCTGCACCCAGCGCATGCGGACGCGGCCGCCGAGGTCTTCGTACTCCCAGAACAGGGACATGTACTTGAAGACACCGGTGTCGACGCGGTGCGCGCGCACGGTCCGGGTGGCCGGGTCGGGGGTCCGCTCGGACACCCAGCTCCAGGTCTTGCCGTTCTCGTCCGGGTGCAGCGAAAGCCGGAACTGCACGGTGTCGCCGCGCTGCTCCAGGATGACGGCTTCGGCGTACTCGCTGAACAGCCGCGGCCAGCCGGCGACGTCGTTGGTCATCCGCCACACCCGGTCGAACGGGGCGTCGATCACGATCTCGTTGTCGGTGTGTCCGGCCACGCCTAGACCACCTCCACGAGGTTGCTGTTGACGTAGGCGACCAGGTCGTCGGGCCGCAGGAGCAGGGTCGCGGAGTCCTCGGGGAAGGAGATCCCCAGCTCCTGCTTGACGCGCGCCTGGATCTCCAGCATCGCCAGCGAGTCGAAGCCGAGGTCGGTGAACTCGGTGGCGCCGATGTCCCCGCCGAGGTCGACCCCGTCGTCGGCGCCGCCCGTGGCGTCCATGATCCGTCTCAGACTGTCCAAAGTGAACACTGCCTGTCTCCCTTCTCGGTCAACCGATTCCGCACTGGCGCACGACCATCGCGGAGTTGAAGCCGCCGTGACCGCGGGCGAGCACCAGCGCGATCCGCACCCGCGCTTCCCGGGGCTCGTCCAGCACCAGGTCGAGGTGGTAGTCGGCGCCCGGCCGGCGGACGCCGACGGTCGGCGGGACCACCGAGTCCCGGATCGCCAGCAACGCGAACGCGACGTCGAGCGCCGCACCGCCCGCGAGCAGCCGGCCGGTCATCGTCTTGGGCGCGGTCACCGGAACGCCTTCCGGCCCGAAGACCGCGGCGATCGCGGCGGCCTCGTCGCGGTCGAGCGCCGGGGTCCCCGCGGCGTCCGCGAAGACGACGTCGACCTCGCCGGGGGCCACCCCCGCGTCTTCCAGCGCTTCCAGCGCCGCTCGGCGGAGCCCGGGCGGCCGCGGCGAACCCGGTGGCGGGTCGAAGGTCGCGGCGTACCCGGCGATCTCGCCGTACCGGTGCGGCGCGCCCCGGTCGACCGCGGCCGCGTTGTCCTCCACGACGGCGATGGCCCCGCCTTCACCGACGACGTGCCCGCACGCGTCGGCGTCGAACGGCAGGTACGCGCGGTCGGGGTCGGCGCGCGTCGACATCCGCCCGGTGGCGGTCTGCGCGACCAGCCCGTACGGGCACAGCGAGGCGTCGGTGCCGCCGGTGACGATCACCGGCGTGCCGGCCCGGAGCAGGCGTCGGGCCTGGCCGATGGCGTCGAGCCCGCCGGCCTGTTCGGTGGCGACCACCCCGCACGGTCCGCGCATCCCGTGCCGGATCGAGACCTGGCCGGTGGTGGCGGCGTAGAACCACGCGATCGACTGGTACGCCCCGACGAACTCGGGGCCCTTCTCCCACAGGCGCTGGATCTCCCGCTGGCCGAACTCGTTGCCGCCGGACGAGCTCGCGGTGACCACCGCCATCTCGTACTCGCCGAGCGCCGCGGGGTCGACGGCCGCGTCGGCGAGCGCGTTCTCGGCGCACACCAGGCCGTGCTGGGTCCACTTGTCGGTCTGCACGATCAGCCCGCGCGGAACGCGGTCGACGGCGTGGAAGCCGGCCAGCTCCCCGGCCACGGTGACCGAGTACCGGGACGCGTCGAACCCGGAGATCGGCCGGATGCCGGTCTTCCCGGCCAGGGTGGCGGCCCAGCACTCCTCGACGCCCATCCCGTTGGGCGCGAGGACGCCGAGACCGGTCACCACGGCGGTGGTCACCGGCGCTCCGCGGCCGCGACCGGCCCGCCGACGTCCATGCCGGCTTCGGTGGGGTCGGCCGGCGCTTCGGTGTCCACGTGCCCGAGTTCGGGTCGCGGGGCGAGCGGGCACAGGTGGAACACCGCGAACGCGGCTTCGGTGCCGCGGTTCTCCAGCCGGTGGCGCACGTCCTTGGGCACCAGGAAGGCTTCGTCCGCGCCCAGTTCGACCGGCTCGTCGTCCACCGTCAGCACGAGCGTGCCGCGGACGACGTAGAGGTACTCCTCGGAGTACGGGTGGTAGTGCTCCGTCACGGACTCGCCCGGCAGCAGCGTGACGCCGCCCATGAACCCGGTGGTCGACCGCACCGTCTTCGGGCTGAGCAGGACCCGCAGGTCACCTCCCCGCCGCCGGTTGGCGGGCACGTCGCCGAGCGCGATCTTCTGCGTCACGTGGCACTCCAGCTGTAGAAGGTCTCGGCCATGGCGTCCTTCGGTTCGCGCCAGCCGGGGTCGTACGGGCTGATGAACTCCCCGAGCCGCTCGTTGATGTCCTTGTAGAGCGGGTGGGACCGGGCCTTGTACAGGTCCCCGGTGATGTCCTCGTCGGCTTCGACGAGGTGGAAGTAGAGCCCGTGGAAGCGGAAGAGGGTCCGGCGGCTCACGCCGATCAGGTGCGGCAGCTCGGACGCGTCCGAATCGGCGAAGATCCGGGCGACGTCCGCGCTGTCGTCCGCACCCATGCGGGCCACGATCAGTGTTCTCTGCACGCGCACCTCCGAAGGTGGTCTCGTTGTCGGACAGGGGTTTCAGACGCGCGCGGGCAGGATTTCGCCCGCGGGGGAGTCGTGCATCGCCAGCTGGGACAGGCAGCGCATCGCGAGCCGGCCGACGACGTCCGGGTAGGACTCTTCGGTCGGCCGCAGCGTCCCGCCGGACAGCGCGGCCAGCAGCCGGGTTTCGTGCGCGAAGGCCGTCGCGTCCCGGGCCACCGCGCGGGCGACGTCCCGCAGGTCACCGGTGTGCTGCCACAGCCGCACGACGGACTCGCCGTTGCGGTACCAGCGTTCGGCGAGCAGCGCGGGGCCGTCCGGGTGCCCGGGCTCCGCCCAGATCGGCACTCGGCTCTCCAGCGCGAAGTCCGCGTGGGCGGGACCCGGGTGCCGGAACCGCATCACCGTGATGCGCGCGAGCCGGTCCGGCGTCGTCGACCCGCCGCAGTCGGCCATCAGGCTGTTTTCGAAGTACCGGAGGAAACCCTGCTCGGTCTGGGTGTCCCGCGGTTCGGCGAGGAACGGGCTCAGCCGCTGCTCGGCGAACTTCACCGTGGTCTGCCGGGACATGTGCCGGGCGACGTCGTCGAGCTCGCCCTGGTACTGGATGATCCGGACCATGCTGTCGTCCCCGATGAACAACCCGGTGGCGGGGATCAGGCCGACCTCGTTCCCGTCCGCGTCGTAGACGACCGGCGAGCCGGTTCGCTTGAACCCCGTGGCCGAGAAGATCTCGGCGATCTCGGCCTCGGTGTCCGGGCGGATGTTGTAACTGATGGCGGCAAACGACACTTTCCTACCTTTCTCACTCGGTGCACCCGGTCAGGTCAGATTCCGCGTGATGCCGGCCCACGCGCTCAGCTCGACGTCGGTCAGCGGCGCGGGTTCCGGCGGGGAACCGGCCGGCGCCCCGTCCTGTCCGTCCGGGACCGGCAGGACGACGAACACGTGGAAGGCGGCGCCCACCGAGCCCAGCGCCGCCAGCGCGTACCGGCCGAGCGCGCGCAGGCGGCGGCGTGACTGTCCACTCTGGACGAAACGGCGGTCCGGCATTCGGCCCCCACCTCCCTTTCCCTCCGGTGCCTCCAGCCAACCTCGGGTGGCTGCGCGCGACCACGTGCTTGTGCCTGCAGGAATGCCGGAACTTCACCCACACCTGCTCAGGTGAGGACGACGGCCGCGTCCTTCTCGCCGTCTCCCCGCTCGGTCACCGCGGCGAACCGGCGCGCGGCGTGTGTCACCAAGTCGGCGTCGAGGCCGTGCTCACGCGCGGTCTGCCCGGCGAGCCGGAGGTCCTTGGCCATCAGGTCGGTCCGGAACGCCGCCGGCACCAGCCGGTCGTCGCGTACGAGCGCGGCCCGGAAGCTCAGCACCGGCGAGCTGAAGCCGCTGCCCGCGATCGCCTCGAGGAGCCGATCGCGGTCGACCCCGTCCGCGGCACCGATGTCGAGCGCTTCGGCCAGGCCAGCCAGTTGCACGCCGAGCAGGGCGTTGAACGCCAGCTTCGCGCTCGCGCCCGACCCGGTGGCGCCGATGTGCCAGGTGTGCTTGCCGATCGCACCGAGCAGGTCCGCCACCTTGGCGACGTCGGCTTCGTCGCCCGCGGCGAGCACGCGCACCTCGCCGGATCGCGCCTGGAACGGGTTGCCGATCAGGCAGGCTTCCACCCGGGACACCCCGGCTTCGGCGAGCCGTGCCGTGCATTCGCGGGAGAACTCCGGTGAGACGGTGGAGGCGTCGACGACCACCGCGCCCGGCTTGAGGCCGTGCACGGCGCCGTCGTCGCCGAACAGCACCTCGTCGACGGCCTCCGGCCCGCTGAGGCTGACCAGGACCGTGCCGGCGTCGGCGACGGCGGCCGCGGGCGTCGCCGCGAACCGCGCGCCGCGCTCGGTCAGCGGGCTCGCCTTCGCCTCGGTCCGGTTGAACACCGAGACCGGCCGGCCCGCGTCGAGCAGCCGGTGGGCGAGCCCCGACCCCATCGCGCCGAGGCCCAGGCACGCGATCGTGGTGTCCGGTCCGGTCATGACGGCTCCTTGTCGAGAGAGGTGATCCAGGTGGCGTCGAGGGTCCCCAGCGCGGCGACGCTGGCCGCGCCGGTGAACACGGTCTTGCCGTGGCCGCGGAGGGTGACCGACAGGGGCCCGGCGTCGGTGTCGACGACCGTCGTTCCCCAGGCGCCTTCCGCCCGCTGGCGGGCGGCCGCGGCGGCGCACACGGCCGTGCCGCACGAACGCATCTCGCCCGTGCCCGGTTCGTACACGCGGGTGCGCAGCCGACCGTCGGCCAGCACGTTGACCCAGGTGATGTCGAGGTCGGCGTCGCCGAACCCGGGGCCGGCCAGCACCGGCTCGGCCGACAGGTCGAGCGCCTCGACCGGCGTCGTCACGAAGCAGACGAGGTGCAGGTTGCCGAGCGAGATGACGCTGCCCGGGTACTCGCGCCCGCCCAGCCGGACCGACGACGAGCCGAGGAACTCCGGCGGCAGCAGCTCGATCGACGTCGTGCCGCGGTCGTCGATGACGGTCCGCTTCGCACCGACGCTGGTCCCGATCCACACCTCGCCCGGCGCGATCAGGCCGGCGTCGAGCAGGTAGCGCGCGATCAGCCCGAGCCCCGGCCCGCACATCGGCGCGACCGTGCCGTCCGGGTTGCGGCAGTCCATGAACCACTCGGCGTCGCCGGCCAGCGCCGGATCGGCGAACTCGGTGCGCACCAGGCGGAGCACGCCGTCGCCGCCGAGGCCGCGGTACCGGTCGCACAGGCCGCGCACGGCGTTCCCGGTCAGCCGGACGTCGTCGTCGGGATCGATCAGCAGCACGAAGTCGTTGCCACCGCAGAAGCCCTTCGCGTACCGCGGTCCCTGGTCAACCGCCGGCGGGGACACGGCGCTCCTCGGCGGACGCACGGGCCTCGAGGAAGTCCGTGAGGTCGAACAGCCGCAGCGCGTTCCCGGCGAGGATGTCCTCGGCCTCGGCTTCGCCGATCGGGAGGTCGCGCACGGCCTGGATCTTGTCCTCGAACTTGACCGGGATCGGCGGCGCGTCGGTGCCGAAGACGATGTGCCGGGCCCCGAGCAGGCGCAGGTTCGCCTCGTGCAGGCTGGGGTGGTCGAAGGTGGTGTCGACGTACAGGCGGCCCGCCAGCTCGCTGGGGCGCAGCGACGACGCGGTCCGGTGCAGCTCCGGCACCGGCGCGCCCGCGGCGTCGTCTTCTCCGCGGTTCTGGGTCGTGCGGTCGTCCCAGTGCCGGGGCCGGACCGCCCAGTCGATGCGGTCGGCGAACAGGCTGAAGGCGCCGCCGGAGTTCGCCGAGATGAAGTTGAGCGACGGGTGGCGTTCCAGCCGGCCGGACAGCACGAGGGCGGCGAGCCCGAGGGTCGCATCGCACGGCCGGCCGAAGATCTCCAGCAGGCCGTAGTTCGCGATGTCCCGGCAGCTCGCGGGCATCGGGCCGGCGTGCAGCAGGATCGGCACGCCGGCCTCTTCGGCCATGGCGAAGAAGTCGTCGGCGCGCGGGGAGTCGAGGTACTCGGCGTCCGCGCTGAAGTTCGCGATGAGCCCGACGAAACCGGGTTCGCGCAGGGTTTCCGCCGCGGCGGCGACGCTCCTCTCGTCGCCGAACACGTCGCAGTAGACGTAGGCGCGCAGGTTCCGCCACCACGTCTGCACGGTCTCGCCGAGCCAGTCGTGCAGCGCGCGCAGCTGGTCGAACGGCTGCTGGTAGCCGAACGGCTGCCGGTACCCGGCGAACCGGTCCGCGGGCGCCATGGTCCGCGCGCCGCTCGGGCTGCCGACGATGGTCAGCTCGATGCCGGCGGCCGCCTTGGCCTCGATCATGCCTTCCACGTCGACCAGGCTGCGGGGCATCGGGGCGCGCTCGGCCGCTTCCGCCGAGATGATGTGCCCGTGGACGTCGATGATCATCGTGCGATCGCTCCCGTCGGGTCCTGGGCGGGCTTGCGGAAGTACAGGCAGCGCATCGCGGAGTCCGCGAAGAACGTCCGGAACCCCTCGGGGGTGCTGAGGTCGGCGGGCTTCTCGAGGTACTGCTGCAGCGCGCGGTCGATCTCCGCGTGCGTCGACTCCATGGACTTCTGGCGCAGCAGTTCGGGCAGCGGGCCTTCGAACTCCATGACGCGCACGACGAGGTTGTCGCGCAGGAAAACGGCGGTCGCCAGCATGCGGCCGACCACGTTTCCGTCGTCGTCGGTTATTTGGAGCGAGTCCGGCGGGGGATAGCGGAGGAGCAAGTTCTCGACTTCGTTCCTGCATTCCCGGCGAAACGTCCAGGCTATCGCCGCAACCTGCGTCATCTGATCACCTCTTGGAGTTCCCGCGAGTTCTCGCAGCGGATCGGATCCGTGCCCCACTCAGGCAAGGATGGGCACGGCACACCCGGCTGGCCAGGAAATCGGGGCAACTGCCGCCGAAACTGCCGATCGGCGCCACTACTTCCGCCAGAACCACATGGCCGGGCTCTCCACCTGGTGTTTAGCTTTGGCGCGTGACGGTATCGAAAGACGAGGCGAGCACTGCCCACGACTTTCGTCGAGCGGCAGTCGGGCAAATGGCGAACGACGGCGTGCACCGCACCTTGCACGAATTGTGGGAGCACGCGGTGCGGGGGCACCGGCACCGCACCGCGCTGATCGCCGGCGGCGAAGTCCTTTCCTACGACGAGGTGAACACCCGGGCCAACCGGCTGGCGCGGCTGCTGGCCGACCACGGTGCCGGACCCGAGCGCGTGGTGGCGCTGGCGATGCCGCGGTCCGCGGCGATGGTGACGAGCGTGCTGGCCGTGGCGAAGGCCGGCGCGGCCTTCCTGCCCGCCGACCTCGCGTACCCGGCCGAGCGGGTCGCGCACATGCTGGCCGACGCCGCGCCGGTGGTGGTGTGCACGACGCGCGCCGGAGCTGCGGCATTGCCCGAAACGGGCGTGCCGCTGGTGGTCCTCGACGACGAAGGACCGGCTGGGGGGCTGGAGAAGCGCCCCGGCACGGACCTGACCGGCGGCGAGCGCACCGGCGGGGTGTCGGCGGCGAACCTGGCCTACGTCATCTACACCTCCGGCTCGACGGGCCGGCCCAAGGGGGTCGCGGTGACCCACGCCGGGCTGGCCGGGCTGGCGAGCGCGAAGGTCGCGGCGATGCGGGTCACCGAGGACAGCCGGGTCCTGCAGTTCGCGTCCCCGAGCTTCGACGCGTTCCTGACCGAGCTCCTGTCCGCGTTCACGGCCGGGGCCGCGCTGGTCGTCCCGTCGGCACCGACGCTGGCCGGCGAGGTGCTCAAGGCGGCGCTGCTGGACGGGCGCGTCACGCACGCGGTCCTGCCGCCGACCGCGGTCGCGACGCTGGCGCCCGAGGACTTCCCCGAACTGCGGACGCTCGTCGTCGCCGGCGAGGCGTGCCCGCCGGACCTCGTCGCGCGGTGGGCGCCGCACGTGCGGCTGCTCAACGCCTACGGGCCGACCGAGGGCACGGTGTGCGCCACCATGACCGGGCCGCTCTCGCCGGCCGAGCCGGTGACCATCGGCACCCCGATCGCCGGGGTCTCGGTGCACGTCCTCGACGCCGAGCTGCGGCCGGTGCCGGCCGGCGAGATCGGCGAGCTGTACCTCGGCGGCGCCGGGCTGGCGCGGGGCTACCTCGGCCGGCCGACGCTGACCGCCGAGCGGTTCGTCGCCGACCCGTTCTCGACGGCGGGCGCTCGCCTGTACCGCACCGGCGACCTCGGCTCGTGCCGCGCGGACGGCGCCATCGTGTTCCACGGCCGCGTCGACGACCAGGTCAAGCTCCGCGGGTTCCGCATCGAGCTCGGCGAGGTCGAAGCGGTGCTCACCCGGCACCCGAAGGTCGCCCGGGCCGCCGCGGTGGTCCGGGCCGACGAGGCCGGCGGCGGGCAGCTGGTCGTGCACGTGGTCCCGGCGAACGGGAGCACGCCCTCGCCGGACGAGCTGCGCGCGCACGCGAGGAAGTACCTGCCCGACCACATGGTCCCGGCCGCCTACCCGGCGCTGGCGGACCTGCCACTGTCGCCGAACGGGAAGGTCGACCGGACCGCGCTCCTCGAACGGGAGGTCCGGCCGCGCGCGGGCGGCCGGCCGCCCGAGACCTCCGCGGAGAAGGCGATCTACTCGATCTTCCTCGAGCTGTTCGAGGGCGCGCCGATCGACGTCGGCAGCAACTTCTTCGAACTCGGCGGGACCAGCATCCTCGCCATCGACGTGATCCTGCGTGCGCAGGAGGCCGGCCTGGAGCTCTCGCCGCGCAGCGTCATCGACAACCCGACCATCGAAGCGCTGGCCGCCGCCGCCCGGAGCGAAGCATGACGACCCGACCGATCGCCGACCCCGGCGCGCTCGAAGACCTCGACCTGGCCTCGCCGACGTTGCACGCCGAGTACGAATTGGGCGAGGTGTGGCGGCACCTGCGCGCCCACCACCCGGTCCACTGGCAGCCGCCGCGCGGGTCGCAACGCGGGTTCTGGGTGATCACCCGGTACGCCGACGTCAACCAGGTGTACCAGGACAAAGCGCATTTCGGGACCGAGAACGGCAACGCACTGGCCACGTTGCTGCACGGCGGGGACTCGGCGTCGGGGTCGATGCTGGCGGTGACCGACGGCGAGCGCCACGACAAGGTCCGCGGCGTGCTGAAGAGGGGCTTCTCCAAGCGGATGCTCGACCTCATCGGGCATTCGCTGCAGGAGACCGTGGACGGACTGCTGCGCGGCGCCCTCGAAAAGGGGGAGTGCGACGCGGCTCGGGACGTGTCGTCCAACGTCCCGCTCGGGGCGATCTGCGACCTGCTGGAGATCCCCGGAGACGACCGCAAGTACCTGCTCGACCTGACCGCGCACGCGTGGAGCTCGGACTACGCCGACGAGCCGCCCGAGGAGAGCTGGGTCGCCAAGAACGAGATCCTGCTGTACTTCAGCCGGCTGGCCAAGGCCCGCCGGGGCGCGACCGGCGACGACATGGTCACGCTGCTCGCCAACTGCCACATCGACGGGATGCCACTCAACCAGGCCGAACTCATGGCGAACTGCTACGGCCTGATGATCGGCGGCGACGAGACCGGCCGGCACGCGATCACCGGCACGATCCTGGCCCTGATCGAAAACCCCGGCCAGTGGCGGGCGCTCAAGAACGGCGACGTCGACCTGGCCACCGCGACCGAGGAAGCCCTGCGCTGGACGGTGCCGTCCCTGCACGGCGGCCGGACGGCGACCGCGGACGTCGTGGTCGGCGGCCGGGAGATCGCAGCCGGGGACGTGGTCAGCGTGTGGATCTCGTCGGCCAACCGGGACGGAACCGTGTTCGCCGACCCGGACCGGTTCGACCTCGCCCGGACCCCGAACCAGCACTTCACCTTCGCGTACGGGTCGCACTACTGCCTCGGGCACTACCTGGGACGGATGGAGGTCCGCGCGGTGCTCGACGGCCTGCGCCGGCTGGTGTCCGAAGTGGAGCAGACCGGTGAAGAGAAGTGGATCTACTCCAGCATCCTGCACGGGATGAGCTCGCTGCCGGTCAAGTTCACGGCATGAGCGCGCCGGAGTGCGCCGGGGCCGCCGCGGCGGTGGCCATCGTCACCGGTGCGGCGCGCGGCATCGGTGCGGTCACCGCGAAACTGCTCGCGGCCCGGGGTGTTTCGGTCGTCGCCGTCGACCGCGACGAGGGCGAGCTGGCCGGTACGGTGGCCGCGCTCGGCGGCACCGGCACCGGCATCGGCTGCGACGTCACCTCTTCTGATCAGGTGACGAGCATGGCGCGCCGGGCGGTGGGGGAGTTCGGGTACGTCGACGTCCTGGTGAACTGCGCCGGCGTCACCCGCGACCGGCTGCTGCTCACGATGACCGACGACGAGTGGGACGCCACAGTGGACGTCAACCTCGGCGGCACGATCCGCTGCTCGCGCATCGTCGGCGAGCACATGAAGCGGCGGCGCTCCGGGCACATCGTCAACTTCAGCTCCGTCGCCGCCGACGGCAACGCGGGCCAGGCGAACTACGCGACCGCGAAGGCCGCCATCACCGGCTTCACCCGGGCGCTCGCCGCGGAGTTCGGCCCGTTCGGCGTGACCGTCAACGCCGTCGCGCCGGGCTTCGTCGCGACGGCGATGGTGGACGACCTGGCCGACCGCCTCAACGTCGACCGGCAGGCGTTCCTCGACCGGGCCGGGGCGGCGACGGCGCTGGGCCGCGTCGCCTCGGCGGCGGACATCGCGGGCGTCGTGGCGTTCCTCGCTGGCCCGCGGTCGGGCTACGTCACCGGGCAGACCGTCTACGCGACCGGTGGTGACCGGTGATCGCCGGGTTCGGGTAGCCGGCCGGCGACATGGTCGCGCAGCCGGTCGAGCACGTCGAGCAGGGTGGCGCGTTCGGCGTCGCCGAGGATGCCGAAGGTCAGCTCGGCGTGCGCTTCGTGCAGGGCTTGGATCTCGCCGAGGTGCTCGTGGCCCTTGGCGGTGATCTCGAGCAGCGTCGAGCGGCGGTCGCCGGGATCGTGGCGCCGCTCGAGCAGGCCTTCCTCCTCCAGGCCGTCGACCAGGGACGTGATCGACCGGCCGGTGACCCCGAGGCGGTCCTTGAGGTCGCCCATCCGCGGGGTGCCGGCCTCGTCGACGGCGAGCATCAGCAACACGCGCGACGGGGACCAGCCCCGCTGCTGGTAGGGCTGCCCGGCGAACCGCCGCAGCGCGTGCGTGGTGCGCATGAGCGCGTCACCCAGCTGCGCCCCGGTCGGCGGGCCCGCCGGTGGTTTGTCGCTTGACACCCCCCGAGCATACCGGTAATCCTGACAAGCACAAATAACTCAGTCCGGATTGAAACTAATTTCAGGAGAGCGGGCATGGAAGCAACGGGGACGAGCACGGGCCCGCCGGGGACCGTCTCTCCGGGAAAGAAGAAGACGTGGTTCAGCCGCAACTACAAGTTGCAGATGGCCGGCGCGATCATCTCGGCACTG
Proteins encoded in this window:
- a CDS encoding SDR family oxidoreductase: MSAPECAGAAAAVAIVTGAARGIGAVTAKLLAARGVSVVAVDRDEGELAGTVAALGGTGTGIGCDVTSSDQVTSMARRAVGEFGYVDVLVNCAGVTRDRLLLTMTDDEWDATVDVNLGGTIRCSRIVGEHMKRRRSGHIVNFSSVAADGNAGQANYATAKAAITGFTRALAAEFGPFGVTVNAVAPGFVATAMVDDLADRLNVDRQAFLDRAGAATALGRVASAADIAGVVAFLAGPRSGYVTGQTVYATGGDR
- a CDS encoding MarR family winged helix-turn-helix transcriptional regulator produces the protein MSSDKPPAGPPTGAQLGDALMRTTHALRRFAGQPYQQRGWSPSRVLLMLAVDEAGTPRMGDLKDRLGVTGRSITSLVDGLEEEGLLERRHDPGDRRSTLLEITAKGHEHLGEIQALHEAHAELTFGILGDAERATLLDVLDRLRDHVAGRLPEPGDHRSPPVA